The following is a genomic window from Nitrospira sp..
GCGTGACACAGAAGGCCAGGAGGTGGATTCTTCCGCATAAGTCTGCACATCCGGGTGGCGTCGATAGATCTCTTCGTTGAGCTGGCGCAGGAAGGCGATCGCCTCCAGGTTTTCCCGCCCGCCGTGCCGGTTGGGGATCCATTCGCCTTCCTGCCGCGAGTAGTCCAGATACAACATGGAGGCGACGGCGTCCACGCGCAATCCGTCGGCATGGTACTGCTCCAGCCAGAAGAGGGCGCTGCTGATGAGAAAGCTGCGCACTTCGTTGCGGCTGTAGTTGAACACGGCGGTGTTCCAATCGGGATGGAAGCCCTGTCGAGGATCCGCATGCTCAAAGAGATAGCTGCCGTCGAATCGGCTCAGGCCGTGTCCGTCGGTCGGAAAATGCGACGGCACCCAGTCCAGGATGACGCCGATCTCATGCTGGTGCAGTTGGTCGATGAGGTACATCAAGTCCTGCGGCGTTCCATAGTTGGCGGAGGGGGCGAAGTAGCCGGTCGTTTGATAGCCCCAGGAACCGAAAAAGGGGTGGTCCATGAGGGGGAGGAACTCCACATGGGTAAAGCCCATCCGCCGGATGTAGTCGATGAGTTTCGACGCCGCTTCCCGATAACTGAGCGAGCGATTGCCTTCGCCGGGAACACGCATCCAGGAGCCGAAATGCATTTCGTAGATGCAGATCGGGGCATCGAGCGCATTGTGCCGGGAGCGGTTTTGCATCCAGGCTTGGTCTTGCCATGTGTAATCGAGAGTCCACACGACCGAAGCGGATTTCGGCGGCACCTCATTCATGCGAGCAAAGGGATCGGTCTTGATCAGTTCGGCGCCGTGATGTCGCGATCGGATATGAAATTTGTAGAGCGTGCCGATTCCCACTCCTGGGACGAAACCTTCCCAAATGCCAGAGGATTGACGGGGCTGGAGGGGGTGACGAGAGGCATCCCAATGGTTGAAGGTGCCGAAGACCGAGACCTGTTCGGCTTCCGGAGCCCATACGGCAAAGTAGGTACCCTCGATGCCTTGTACGGTCGTGGGGTGCGCTCCGAGCTTGTCATAGAGGTGAAAGTGGGAACCTTCATTGAAGAGGTGCAGGTCGTCCGCGGAGAACAGACTGTGGCTCGGTGGCGTGAGTCTGCCTTGCTGCGATGCCGAGTCGAGGTGCTCGTCTGGGCTGTGATTCAGAAGCGGGTCCACAGGTGCAGAGTACTGTGCTTGGGGGCAGGGCGTCAATCGGCCCGCAGCGTTCTCTTGTCGGGGTTCCTTCGGGATGTGGGCACATCCGTGCCGATGATTCAGGCTAGTGACACCCCTCAAGCAAGTATGGTATGAATCAACCCGCTGTACGAGTCTCCCGTCGTCCCCATCGTCTAGCCTGGCCTAGGACATTGCCCTTTCAAGGCAGTAACACGGGTTCAAATCCCGTTGGGGACACCACACAAGGGGTGGTAAGCTGAGTCGGTAAGAGTCGAAGGTACGAGCCTTTCCCCGTCACCTTGTAGCCTTTCCGTCCGTTCTCCTCAAATGCCTCACACATCAAGGGTTCTTCGAGGAGTTTCCTCAACATCTGACGAGCTTGTGCTGGATGGCGACCGAGAAGATTTTTCGTATCCTTCACTCGATCCTGGAGCTCTCGTTTCATTCGCGCTTCATCCATCTCCACAATGCCTGCTGGTCTCATCAGATGAGACAGTTCTTCAATCAATTGTTTTTTCCGCTTTTCTTCATCCCTCAGTTTAGCCAGCAGCGGGTCCATATTCTCCCCTCTGGCTATTGCATCGACCAAATTGCTTTCATGCGCCTCAATCAGGGATAGCTCGCGTTCGACCAAAGATTTTCGACTGAGTCGTGTCTCGTCGCCCGCGCGGATGCGAGCGAGAGCCTTTTCGATCGCGACTTCAGTCAATCTTTCATCTAGAGCCTCACTCATTGCCTGCAGCACGATTGTATCCAACACATCTTGATCGATCCTAAGAGCATTCTTGCAGATTGAAGCTCCTCGTTTTCGATGGTAGGCGCAGCCGTAAGTCCGTCGCTTTCCCCCATTATCCCTGCCACTGGCATCGATTGGGCCGCCACAAGTGCGACACCGAGCCAAACCACTGAGCAAATATGGTGAGTCGAAATCCCGCATCGCGGGACGACCGAGGAGTTGCCCCTTCGTATGTGCCGATGTTTTTCGCACAAATACGTTCTGAACCTGCTTGAGCCGAGCGGTCACCCGCTGCCACAGTTCGTCTGAGATAATGCGGAGATCCGGCGCCTCAAGTTTTATTAATTCGCCACTTTCTCTTCGGCGTCGTCGTTTGGTCCCGCCACGCTCAATCTTCTGGTACTCGTTCCAGACAATTTCGCCTCTGTAGAGTGGCCGATAGAGCATCTCTCGAATTGCGGAAGGCGCCCAGCCCGCCTTATTCCTCGGAGACGGTACGCCTTCAGCATTGAGTGTCTTCGCAATACGGGTCAGGCCAATCTTAGAGGCATACATTTCAAACACTCGTCGAACTGTGGCGGCCTGCTCCTGATTAATGACTCGGATCACATGCAATCGTTGGCCGTCCGCTGTGGCTATCTCTCGATTGTCATACCCATAGACACGACCGCCGGTGACATGCCCTGCTTTGGCCTTACGTAGGAGTGCGTCATATGTGCGCTGCTTGGCACGTTCTCTTTCCACTTCTGCTGCGAAGTTGGTCAGAGAGAGCATCACTTTCTCCAGTGCGCTGTCCAATGTCCTCTCGCGGTCTTCCAAGTAGAAAAACACTCGGACGCCTGCGTCTGTAATCTGCTTGAGTGCATAGGCAGTTTCGATTTGCTCGCGACCAAGACGAGATTCCTCAGACATGATAAGCACATCGAAAACAGGTCTGGGTTTGAGTGCATTCATGAGACGAAGGAAACCCGGCCGCTTCACGAACTCCGCACCGGAAATGCCATCGTCTACAAAGATGTGTTCGTCCGCGACTTTCCAACCCTTGCGCTCAGCATAAGCTTTTGCATGTTCCACCTGCCGAGTGACGGATTTCTCTTCTTCGAGTACTCCAGTTTGTTCCGTGGACTTCCGTGCGTAGATAGCAGCATTCATGGTGTGATCTCCTTGTCTGATTGCAATCTTGCAAGCGTCATAGCGCTCTGGAGGTTATCCGTCAATGAACATTTATGGCCAAATCCAGGAGGGGTTTTGGCCATAGATTCGCTATGTTGTTGAAGATCCGCAAGAAGAACATCGGCAAGGATTGAAGAAATTTCGTCGCGGAGGTGATGGGGAAGAGGGGAATGATCCGTGTGTGGCAGGTGATCAGCCTCTTTGTTGGATAATTTTGGTTTTGCCCGCTCCATCCGAATGCCTTCTCCTGAAGTCTCAAACCGGGGGAGTCTCACGACACCCCCCATGCCCCCCGCTGCAATGCCCGCGTGTCCGCAGGCTCGGACGAAGAAGACTTCCAGTGGGCGCGACTCGGGACCGTGGAGCAGCGGACAGGCCTTCCCGGTCCCCTCCGTGCCGGTCTCCGCCCCTCCAGGCCTGCCCGCTGCGAGAGCCCCGTGCCGCCTCCTTCGTCACGCCCCACCCTTGGTTGGTGAAGGGTGGGGCTAGAACATAATTTCAGAAGGAGGCGGACATGTCCGTTGATAGCTCTCTCGGTTCCTCGAACGGTGGACGGCCACTGAGCCCGGTTCGGAAATACGGCATCCCCCGCTACCGTGTCGCGCTGGTTCGCGAAGGCCGTGCCCTTCCGGCAGCGGAATCGGTCCATACGTCGGAGGGTGCGGTGGCCATCCTCCGGCCGTTGTTTGAGGGCCTGGACCGGGAACAATTCCTCATCTGTGGCCTGGACGCCAAGCACAAGCTCATCGGCATCAATGTGGTGTCCACCGGCTCGCTGAACCTGACGATTGTCCATCCCCGTGAAGTCTTCAAGCCGCTCATTCTCATGAATGCCGGTGCCTGGCTCTGTCGGGTAAGGATGCGGCCTTGCAGCCGCATCCTCCCCTAAGAACCGGACTTGATGGTTTCCGCTCATCCGGCTCAAGCCGTTACAAAGCCCGGCGCTGCCGCCGAGCCGGACAGTCACCACGGGGGTGGTGGATGAGGCCGCCGACGCGAGTGACCTGTCGCGGAGCGACGATCCTCAAAGTACGCTCGCCAGGTCCGATCGTAGGGATTAGCCTCCGCCCGGATTTTGAGGT
Proteins encoded in this region:
- a CDS encoding 1,4-alpha-glucan (glycogen) branching enzyme, GH-13-type produces the protein MDPLLNHSPDEHLDSASQQGRLTPPSHSLFSADDLHLFNEGSHFHLYDKLGAHPTTVQGIEGTYFAVWAPEAEQVSVFGTFNHWDASRHPLQPRQSSGIWEGFVPGVGIGTLYKFHIRSRHHGAELIKTDPFARMNEVPPKSASVVWTLDYTWQDQAWMQNRSRHNALDAPICIYEMHFGSWMRVPGEGNRSLSYREAASKLIDYIRRMGFTHVEFLPLMDHPFFGSWGYQTTGYFAPSANYGTPQDLMYLIDQLHQHEIGVILDWVPSHFPTDGHGLSRFDGSYLFEHADPRQGFHPDWNTAVFNYSRNEVRSFLISSALFWLEQYHADGLRVDAVASMLYLDYSRQEGEWIPNRHGGRENLEAIAFLRQLNEEIYRRHPDVQTYAEESTSWPSVSRPTYTGGLGFGMKWDMGWMHDTLEYMALDPVYRKHHHRNLTFRMLYAFHENFLLPLSHDEVVHGKGSLLGKMPGDDWQKFANLRALFGYMYAQAAKKLVFMGGEIGQWREWAHDDSIDWNLLQYRPHQGLQQWVIDLNQLYRTEPALHECDFNPRGFEWIDCDDVDAGVISLLRHGRSPQESIAVVCNFTPVPRLRYRVGVSHGGYWKELLNSDASVYGGSGLGNLGGAQAEAVPTHNRTHSLSLTLPPLAVLFFKPAS
- a CDS encoding DNA repair protein RadC, yielding MSVDSSLGSSNGGRPLSPVRKYGIPRYRVALVREGRALPAAESVHTSEGAVAILRPLFEGLDREQFLICGLDAKHKLIGINVVSTGSLNLTIVHPREVFKPLILMNAGAWLCRVRMRPCSRILP